The DNA segment GACGATCATCAGTTCACTACGAGGAAAACTATGGTAGGCATCTACTCATACGGCGTCTACATCCCGCGATACCGGATAAAAGTCCCGGAGATCGCGCGGGTCTGGGGCGCCAACGCAGACGACATCACGAGAGGTCTCGGGGTCTTTGAAAAGTCCGTCCCCGATCTCGATGAGGATACCGCAACGATCGCCGTCGAGGCGGCACGCGCCGCACTCCGGCGGAGAAACGTCGACACCGAGGCCATCGGCGCCATCTACGTGGGGAGCGAGTCGCACCCCTACGCGGTCAAGCCCACGGCCTGCACGGTCGGCGAGGCGATCGGGGCGACCCCGAACATGACCGCCGCCGACTACGAATTCGCGTGCAAGGCGGGAACGGCAGGCATCCAGACCTGCATGGGCATGGTCAAGAGCGGGATGATCCCATTCGGGGTCGCCATCGGTGCGGACGTGGCGCAGGGCGCTCCCGGCGACGCGCTCGAGTACACGGCGGCGGCCGGCGGGGCGGCGTTCGTCATCGGCAACGAGGACGTCATCGCCGAGATCAACCACACCTGCTCGTTCACCACCGACACGCCCGA comes from the Methanoculleus marisnigri JR1 genome and includes:
- a CDS encoding hydroxymethylglutaryl-CoA synthase translates to MVGIYSYGVYIPRYRIKVPEIARVWGANADDITRGLGVFEKSVPDLDEDTATIAVEAARAALRRRNVDTEAIGAIYVGSESHPYAVKPTACTVGEAIGATPNMTAADYEFACKAGTAGIQTCMGMVKSGMIPFGVAIGADVAQGAPGDALEYTAAAGGAAFVIGNEDVIAEINHTCSFTTDTPDFWRREGQNYPRHGGRFTGDPGYFKHVQGAARLMFEQAGTNPKDYDYAVFHQPNAKFPQRVAKTLGFTAEQIEPGLVVPRLGNTYSGASMIGLAATLDVAKPGDRIFVTSFGSGAGSDAFDITVTDAIDSVEFDRTAAPSVEKLLADPTYLDYALYAKHKGKIVMQK